A genomic segment from Bacillus rossius redtenbacheri isolate Brsri chromosome 5, Brsri_v3, whole genome shotgun sequence encodes:
- the LOC134531690 gene encoding uncharacterized protein LOC134531690, producing the protein MRMLHIVLVLLQLGSSRQHRPLPEGAVGVVAGAHFEPIPQVTLYTSSVPVNFKVAWPMQLDDIQDSIKEITSCPSNSSSEGCVIFKELKHSLIYTDMLINKVNEAAGDDVLDFQSQVRERRGLNFIGEFFHWCCDIAVNSQLNNLFLNEQQMSEHINKMESQILNTHEALANMSNTIFVINEGMTGILKRVQSKFTNLSDYLKDLRETMVTKFSGMVQDIGHSFQFQVLLASQLAKQAHTFTRLEILDQCRSNKIPAIVVTPAQLKEKLNMLNEILNRDGYALSISVSEVQKYFNLPICKCQVHKENLYLQIKVPIVKLNSNWRLFQFVAVPFQWKNSTCHLDHAPNFLAVDGDHLITIQGRNLLDCRPFEDKLCFVPRFSGDTLGSALCPKALFQGITVENLSTTCAFRCHSGNQLMITQAGPERYFLTNPSGKLDLQCMKHNNESLFLGSGDILGAVDIEVPCDCRLYLNQELKINELYPCDALTKSKFQLVHVIPAAWTKLRKLKIFPHPTSTHTVFPSLMDCLDENWPTLIPHLNFSLTKFETPLDPIHLREPENVPRFVMKNLQSIALSIVSSVLLFIIIKNPYLVGIGTLPRVSALDNVTTLGIEISVTVITILVIVGMFLVLLLKYLRNRKPLSMSVEISTTVENAVPSTSGKVELKDILARDNGCVAKLSSETGEELKVTISICDDQ; encoded by the coding sequence ATGAGGATGCTACACATCGTCCTGGTGCTCCTGCAGCTGGGAAGCAGCAGACAACATCGACCGCTACCTGAAGGAGCAGTGGGGGTGGTTGCGGGAGCGCATTTCGAGCCGATACCTCAGGTAACATTGTACACTTCATCGGTACCCGTAAATTTTAAGGTTGCTTGGCCAATGCAATTAGATGACATTCAGGATAGTATCAAAGAAATCACTTCTTgtccctccaatagttcaagtgaagggtgtgttattttcaaagaattaaaacataGCTTAATTTATACTGACATGCTAATTAATAAGGTAAACGAAGCAGCAGGGGATGACGTATTGGATTTTCAGTCTCAAGTTCGGGAAAGACGAGGGTTAAATTTCATTGGAGAGTTTTTTCATTGGTGTTGTGACATTGCCGTCAATAGTCAATTGAATAATCTTTTCCTAAATGAACAACAAATGTCAGAACACATAAACAAgatggaatcacaaattttaaacactcatgaggcactggcaaatatgagcaacactatttttgttataaacgagggaatgaccggaattctaaaaagagtacaatcaaaattcacaaatttgtcTGATTACTTAAAAGACCTCCGAGAGACTATGGTGACTAAGTTTTCAGGAATGGTTCAAGACATAGGACATTCATTCCAGTTTCAGGTACTGTTGGCCTCTCAATTAGCCAAACAAGCGCATACATTTACAAGACTAGAGATTCTGGACCAGTGCCGGTCAaataaaatacctgccattgtagttacaccagctcaattgaaagagaaattaaatatgctaaatgaaaTTCTTAATAGGGATGGTTATGCGTTGTCCATAAGTGTATCAgaagttcagaaatattttaatttacccatTTGTAAATGTCAAGTCCACAAGGAAAATTTATACCTTCAAATTAAAGTACCAATTGTTAAACTAAATTCCAATTGGAGATTGTTTCAGTTCGTCGCAGTCCCATTTCAGTGGAAGAACTCAACTTGTCATTTGGATCATGCTCCGAATTTTCTGGCAGTGGATGGAGACCATCTAATCactattcagggtagaaatttattagattgtagaccatttgaagataaattgtgttttgttcccAGGTTCTCCGGAGATACCCTAGGTAGTGCTTTGTGTCCAAAGGCTCTTTTTCAGGGGATTACCGTTGAAAATCTTAGTACCACATGTGCGTTTCGATGCCATTCCGGAAACCAACTGATGATCACCCAGGCTGGACCAGAGCGGTACTTCCTAACAAACCCGTCAGGAAAATTAGACTTGCAATGCatgaaacataacaatgaatctttatttttaggaagtggagacatcctcggagctgtagatatagaagtaccgtgtgattgtcgtttgtatttaaaccaagaacttaaaattaacgagttgtatccatgtgatgcgttaacaaaatctaaatttcaattggtacatgtaataccagctgcttggacgaagttacgtaaattgaaaattttccctcatcctacgtcaacacatacagtttttccatccttaatggattgtttagatgaaaattggccaactctaataccacatttaaatttttctttgacaaagtttgaaacccctttagacccgattcatttaagagaaccagaaaacgtaccaagatttgtaatgaaaaacttacagagtattgcgctttccattgtaagtagtgtattattatttattattattaaaaatccatatctagtaggtattggaacgctaccaagagtatccgccttggacaatgttactacccttggcatagaaataagtgtaactgtaattactatattggtaatagttggaatgtttttagttctgttattaaaatatctgagaaatcggaaacccctcagtatgtctgtagaaatctcgactacagtagaaaatgctgttccttctaccagtggaaaggtagaattaaaagacatactagccagagataatggttgtgtagctaagttatccagtgaaactggggaggaattgaaagtaaccatttccatttgtgatgatcagtag